The stretch of DNA ATGCCTGGCCGAATTGCATGGCGTGGGCGGATGCGGTTGCAGTCCCTACAACAAGGGGATGAAACTGGCGTGCCGCAGAGCCACCGACAATATCCCACTCGTTGGAGCCGTTGGAGATAATAACGACCTCGTCGCCTGGCTGTACCGACACAGGCGACAAGTTGCTAATTTGCCCACTCGTAATTTGGTCGGCACCGACCGACGCAATTTGAATAGCATTTGCGCCATGATTTGAAATTGTGAAACATCCTCCTGCGGCAATCGTCACGCTAGAAGGTAGGGTGAGTACAATTCCCGTTGCACTTCCATAGGACTCGATAATTGCTCCTATTTGAGATGCATTAAGGACCAGGCTTGACGGAGTGACAATCTGCCCGTTGAATGTACCCCGCGCCCCCGCAACGATAGATCGAATCGCGGCGAGTATCTGATTGTTGTTGTTCCGGTTCGGCGTCAGCCCGGCGGCCGCGATGATCGCGATCAGCTCTTCCTGAATGGCGTTGTACTGATACGCCGGCCACTGCGTCGCGAGCACGTTCGTCGAGGGGTTGCCGTCGGTCGCGAAGGCGGGCGTGCCAGTCGCGGGCGCAGTGTCGGCCTGCGCCTGCGGCACGGTGTTGGAGGCAATGAGTCGATCCATGGATATCGATCCTGGAAAAGAAAAAGCCGCCCGAAGGCGGCTTTGTTTGCGATGTAGACCTGATCGTCCGATCAGTCCGAATACTGGAAATTGAGGATGGTGTGAGCAGGTGCGAAGCGCTGAAGCTCACACTGCAGGACGTTGTTTCCCCACGTGGCGAACGGTGTGCCGAACGACCCGCCAAACGTCAGGCTGTTGATCGTGAACGTCGGCGCATTCACCTGCCATGCGAACGCCCAGTCAGCGCCACCGAACGGCAGACCGAAGTAATTGCCGAATCGCGACGGCACAAACTGGGTGATCGTGATCGGGTAGCCGAGTGCCGCGGCGACGGCGGTGAAATACGGAATCGACTGGCCGCCGGTCGCCGTGAGACGCGCGACTACCTGCGCGACGCGCTGCGCCGTGGTCGGCGCTTCGCCCGCGCACGGATCAGGAAGCCCAAGCGTTTCTTCCCACTCAGGCAGCAGCTCGTAGGTCGAGCTCGGGAATGCGTCGATGAGCAGATTGTTCGCGCGGGCGGACAGCGCGGCGAATACCGGCGTCAGGCCGGCGAGCACGCGCGTTTGCGTGGCGCTCGCATCGCGCGGCCATACGCGCCCGCGCGGCAGCAGCTTTTGCAGTGCCGCAAGGTAATCGGCAGGACCGTAGTTGGGAGCTGGCATCGACGGTTATGAGAAGTTACACACACCGAGCACAGGCAACTGGCCGGTGCCGTTCGTGATGTTCGTGTTGGCCGGATACGTCGTCGTGACGCCGTCGACGGTACTGGTGATCTGCGTGAGCAGGTAACCGCCGGTGCCCGGTACCGAGTTGATCGCGGCCGCAATATCGGAGAGGTCGATCGTGCCGGCCGGCTCGCCTTCCCTGAAGAAGACGTCGCTGATTGCGTCCTTCACGGCCTGCTGCGTCGCGCTGCTGGCGCTCGACAGGCCCGCGATCGTGAACCCGATCTGGTTCTGGATCGGCGCGCACAGATAGACGAGCGCGGTGACTGGCTGCTCGTCGATCATGGCGTCGGCAACGGTGAGTTGGTCGCCAGTCGCGACAGTGCCGCGCGGGATACCGCCGGGCCCGCGGTCGAACTGCGAGACACCGTCCGTCCCCTGCGGGAAGCCGGCATGCGCCGATTCGACGTTGTCCATCATGAAGTAGACGACGACGGTGCCGACACCGAAACCGCTCGGCACGCACCACGCGCGCGTGACACCAGCCACGGCCGTCGCCCACGTTATGTAATCGTCCTTGTCGCCGCCGTGCGCCGGATCCTGGAATGCCTGCATGACGCGCGCGCGAAACGCGTCCTGCGTCTCGACATCGGCACCCTCAGTCACCATCGCGGTGACCGCGCCGGTCGACTGCACGCCCGGAATGGCAATGTCGAGCGTCATGGCCGTTCCGACATCGCAGTTTCCCGCGGTGCCGGCCGTCGTCGCCTGCATGACTACCGTCACCGTCCCGCTCTCGGCCACGGTCGCGTTCTCGGTGGTGACATAAGCCATGCCGTCGCTGCGGGAGATCGCGGTGCCGGCATCCACCGGCGTGCCCGGTGTCCCCGTGAACTGGGCCTGCACAATCGCCGGCGTCGCAGCCTTCAGGTACGTGCCTTTCAGCGCTCCCCACCCGGCCAGAAATTCATCCTCAGCCGTGAACGGGACGGCCTGCTTTGCGATCCAGTCGAGATACCCGTACATGCCGAAAGCGAGCGCCGCGAGCGCCGAGCTAACGATCCTGAGCACCGCCTTCTGAAGATAGGAAAACACCGTGCCCGAGGCGTTGGTGATATCCGACCAGATCTGTTTGCGCAGATCCGTCAGGGTCGGTCGTGCATACGGCATCAGTTCACCTCACTCCAGGCCCAGTTGAAAGTCTGCGCAGCGCCACCGTCCGGTGGCCATGCCACGACGACCGCGCCGAGCATGTCTGGCTTGACCCATTGAACGTTTACGTCGAAGCGCGCGACCACACCGGTATCGATCAACCACTGGATAGCTTCGACGATGTAGTCGTATGCGTCGCGCAGTGTCTGGTCCGTCGGTGACTTTCTGCGCGAGAGCAGCCAGAGGCGGGAGCCGGTGGGCCCGAGCCCATCGATATTTCCGTCGTCACCCCACCAGCCGCGCCGGTCGTTCGAGCCGTCCGGAATGACGTCGTCCGTCGCGGCTTCGCGGTCCGTGAAGAGGCTCAGCAGCAACGCCGTTTCCAGGTCGTTGCCCGTCGCGATGTCATCGGCGAGCAGCGCCCAGTCGCCGCGCGCATTGGCGACGTCCCAAACAATTCGGATGTCGGACATGGATTACATCGCCTGATTGGGCGTGCTCACCGTCCCGCCCTGCGGATCGTTGTGGTTGTGCCCGTTGTAGATCGAACGCATCTGCGCCATCGAGTTCGGATTGGTCCCGGAGTGGTCGACAATGTCGCCCGTCGATTTCACCGTCGGCGTATCGAATTCGACGCCGCCGGGCGCGACCACCTTGAAGACGCCGGAGCAGTTGCACGTCACGTTGCTGGCATCGTTGATAGTCACCGGCTGCCCCTTCGCCTCGATGACGATGCCGCCGGACGCGGTGAGATAGATCTGCTTGCCGTCCTGCGTGTAAATCATCGTCTCGCCGGCCTTCAGCCCGCGCGGGCGCGACGCCTGATGACCGGACGCGACGACCACGCCGTTGCTGCGGTCGCCGCCGATAAACACGACGGCAACGTCGGAACCCTGCGGCGGCACGGACGTGAAGCCGAACTCCGCGAGCCGGTTCAGATTGTCGATCGTCTCCAACTCATTGACGGTCACCTGCACCTGTTGCGCAGCGCCCCCATCGTTCACGAGATTCACCCGCGCGCGCCCGACGAGCAGCAACACGCGCCGCGCGAGGCGGCTCATGATTCCCTGTTCGCCGCTCATTGTCCGGTCCCCAGCGTGCTGCCATCGGCGAACGCCGGCATCAAAGCGATCGGCTCGGGCTGATAGGCGCGCGGATCCATGACCGTGAGCTCCGCCGTCGTTCCGCCTTCGAGCGTTCGGCGATAGATCACCTCGCCGATCAGCCACGTCTCCTGTTCGAGCTTCAGGTGCGGCAGTGAGACATCGACGAGCGTGTTCGGCGTCCACAGCGTGCCGGCGGAATCGCGCCAGCTGTCGACGGTCACATTCACGACGCCGGATGAGCGGCCGGCGCGCCGCTGCATTTCCCACGTCGCACGTCGCTGCACGAGGTCCATGAAACCCTGCACGAACTCGGCGACGATGTACCGCTCGCGCGTTCGCTTGACCACCGGGTCGGTGGCGCGCGCGATGGCATTGGGGCCGATCCCCGCGTCCGTGTACGACAGCACGGATTGTGCGAAGCACACATATTCGGAAAAGCGGTCCTGCGCCGAGTACTCGATCGAGGCGGTCTGTACGTTCAACCCCTCCTCGATGCCGCTGGCCGCCTTGACCTGACCTTCCGCGCGCGCGAGCCGCAGATTGCCGTCAGGCTGGTCATACACCAGGAGCGCGCTGTACCGGCTGATGCGCTCGATGATCTCGAATGGCGTCTCGCCGATGAACACGTTGAACTGGGGGATCTTCACGAGATCCTGCACGTCGCAGTTCACGGTGATGCCGTAATGCGCTGCCAGTTTCGTTGCCACGTCGACTGCCGACGTGCCGCTGATCTGCCCGTTTGGCCAGACCGCCGAGCAATCCACCAGGTCCTGACACTTGCCCCGGCCCGACACCCGAATCGCGTGCTCGGCCGGCCCGTACGACGGCACGTAGCGGTCGACGTAGCCGGTCAGCACGAGATCGGTGCCGATCTGGATCTGGCATTCGTCGCCCGGCGAAACGACAACCTCATTTGCCGAGCCCGGAAAGCGCTCGGTGAGGCCGAGATCGAAATCGGACGGACAGCGCTCGATGCCGCGCGTCACGCGCATATCCGTCCATCCGGTGATGAGCTGACCACCGATGCTCAGGTACAGATCGCCGTCTTCCATGGATCAGGTCGCGAGCGCGCGGAACGAGGTAGGCATGAAAAGCGGGTGTACGGGCTGCACCTGCTGCACGAGCTGGTCGGCGCGCGTCGCATCGCCGTACACGCGATGTGCGATCGTCAGCGCCGGCATCGTGTCGCTGAAGGTCATCGTCGCGAGTGCCGCGAGGCCGCCACCGCGCGAGCGCAGATCGGTCACAACGCCGTTGCGCAGCTCGCGCAGCGCGCCGAAACTGGCATCATCGTCCGCGTTTGCCGCCGTCTCGATCTCCGCGTCGAGCAGATCCGTGACAGTGGAAGTCATCGCGGCAGCGTCATCAGCGGAGGCCGGCTGCCAGTTGGCAACCGTCTGTGCGATCGCAGCGATCGCAGCGCGCCGAAAAAGCGCGGCGGTGCAGTCCTGCATCGCCTGCATTACGCTCCCGATTGTCGAACCCGTGAAGTCAGCCGCCGGCGCATAACCGGCAAGCGTCGTCAGCAACCGGATGCCGTCCGACGGCCCGGACGCACTGGCCGAGAAAGCAGCGACGAACGCCTGCACGGCCGATGTGAAGGTCGCCGTATCGGAGACATTCGCGGCCGCGTCCTGCAATGCGGCACCGGTCTGCTGAACCGCCGTGACGTTCGCAGTATCGGCCGCCAGCAACTGATCAGCAGCGCTCGAAACTGCGGCTTGTGTGGTGAGCGGGCCCGTGCTTACCGCGGCTTGCAGCGCAGGGCTCGATCCCGCATAGCCCGAATTTCCCGCGCCGAAGAGACGGCCGAAATTGCCGGAGAGCGTGCTGACGGAATTGAACAGGCGCGTGACGTCATGCACGCCAGTCAGCGCCATCTGGTACCAGCCGACCGCAGTCGATACCGCAGTCTGCACGACTGCCGCACCCAACTGGACTTCCTGCGCCGCATGGCGCGCGAAATCCAGCGCGGAGCTCACGCCGAGCGAGCTGGCGAGGCTGTCCAGCAGCGAATGCGAGTCGGTGGTTCCCGACGGATAGAGCCGCAGCCCGGTCTTCATGAAGACCATGCGGATCATGATGACCCGGCCGTGATCGACGCTTTCGCTCGCCTCCGATTCGAGACAGGCCACGTTGTCGATGCGTCCGAACGTCGGATGCACCAGCGAGCTCGCACCACCCTCGCACGCGTTTACCAACTGATCGCGCTGCTCGATCACCGGGCCGCCACCATACACGAGGCTGTTCTCGATCAGGAATCCGGTGATCTCGAACCGGCGCGGCAGCTTGCTTAGACCCTCGATCCAGACGTCGTCGTTGAACGGGTACTCGTGAACGACGTTGCGCGATCCGAACCGCGTGTTCGTTGCGAGCACCGCGAACGGCACGCCGCCGAACGACGCCTGACGCAGCGAGCCCCACCAGCTATCGGCCAGTGGGCCGCCAAGGAACGACGCAAGGCTGCTCGCGGCGGACGCAACGCCCCCGATGCTTCCGGCGAAGTTCGTCAGGGTTGCGATGCTCATACCGTTGGTCCCGTCAATCCGGAGGTCCCGATTCGCGCGGTCGCCACGACGTTGCCGCGCGTCGTCACACTCGCCGTTGTGCCTCGCGGTGCATTGGGGAATCGCACCTCGACCTCGACCTTGCCGTTGGTCGGCGCCACCCCACTACTGGCCTCAAGCGTGTCGGGCTGCTGTACAGGCATCACGGTCGGCGCGACCGAAGCAAACCGCGTGTCACTGCCCGGGACGCTTGAACGCTGCATGCCGAGCATCGTGCCGCTTGCGATCTGCTCCGCGGAGTACGGCATCTGGCCATTCTCGGCGCGAATCATTCCGGACACGAGCGACGACACCACTCGTGGATCAGACAGATCTGGTACCGATCCCGGTGCTACGCCAGATTCCTGCGACATCAGGCGCGTGTAATTTGCAATTTGCTGCGGCGTGTTGCCGGTCCGCGCACCGCCGGTCCACTTATCCTGAATCTGCGCGAGCGTGAGGCCTTGATAGTTGCGTTGCAGATTCGAGACGGCGGCGGCAATGCCCTCTTCCGGGGTCTCAAACGTACGCTGCTGGCCGTTTGGCTGAAGGTTCAGCGGATTGTTTGTCCGGATACCCAGAGGTTGCCTGCCGCCGCTCGAGCGACTACGATCGGCGACCGCCGTATCGCCCGAGTTCGAACGATCCACAGTGGGTGACGCGACTGCCGGCGCACTATCTGCGTCACCGCGCGACGGCAGGGCCGGCGGATATTTTTTCGCGAGATCGTCAGCGATCTGGCTGTTGGACGCGCCGGCGCCATAAGCGTGACGCGCCACTGCGCCGATGAAATCCGCTGCCGGCAGATGCGTCGACGCGGCGGCCCACCGCCCGTTGCGGATATCGTCGATCCCCTTCTGAACGTCGGTATCGGGCAGCCCCGCCAGTTTCGCGATCTTCAGCGCGCCCCACGCTGCGGCAGCCGCAACGCCGAGGGTGCCAAACGCCGTCACCAGCCCGGGAATGACGACGGTTCCGAGCTTTATCAACTGCGTCGCGAGGCTGATGGTGCTCGCTATCGGACCTGCAAAGGTGATCACCGCCACCGCGGCAGCGATGGTCTTGATACCGCCGACAGCACCAACAAACTGACGCGTGTCGGCAATCGCCCGATCCCAATTGATGCCATCGATCCAGCGCGCGATCTTTGGGCCGTAATCGTTGGCGATCGGCACGAGCTGGTCGGCAACGCGAGCGAGAGCCGGCGCCAACGACGCGCCGACGGAGTTCTTCAACTTGTCGATGCTCGCATCGAGCCTGATCATCGACTCGTTGTACTGCTCGCCCTGTGCGATCTGTTCCGGCGTCATGACCGCATTCAGCTCGCGGTACTTCGCGACGTACGCGTCGATCGCCGCGCCGCCCTTCGCGAGCAGCGGCGCCAGACTGCCGAGTCCAAAGATGTCGAGGAACTTCTCCCGCGCCTGGGAATTCGTGATTTTCGATGCGGCGTCGGAGACGTCATGCAATGCACGCACCGTGTCGATCGATCCATCGCGAAGCCGGTGAATGCCGATGCCCTTATCGGCAAGAACGCCTGCGACGAACGAGTCGCGGCCCGCCGACGCGTCTTCGAACGCCGAGCCGACCGATTTGAGGCCGGACGTCATCGAATCGCTGGACAAACCGACGAGCCGGGCAGCGCCCTGATATTCCTGGAGCTGCGTCGTGTTGATGCCGATCACCGATGCCGTGTTGCGCAGTTGAACTGCGCTACGGCCCCAGCTGTTCGCAAGCGCCGTAACGCCCGCGATCGTGCCGATACTCGTCAGCGCGGCAATCGGCGGCGCGATCGACGCGACGCGACGCGCCGTCTCGGTCGCGAAGATGCCGACCTTCTGGACACTGCGTCCCAGCTTGTCCATTCCGGTTTCGCGCGAGAACGCGGCCACCGACGCACGAACGTCGCTGATCGGCTTCGTGACCTGCGCGATCCGTTTGTTGACCTGCTGCGCGATCGCGGTCGCCTTGTCGACGGCGGTGATCGTGTAGGAGAAGACAGGCATCAGCTATCCCGGGGCGTATTCAGGCGGAGCGCCTGCGTGTGCCAGTAATTGAACCGGCGCAGCGGAAGGCGCCAGACGTCGTCGGGCCCCCACCTGAAAAAGAACGTCAGGTCTGCGCAGCGGTCTCCGAGGTCGCGCCAGGCTGCGGGGGCTGCCAGGTAAAACCCGAGAGGAACGCCGTCGCCTCCTCGTAGTCGGTCTTGCCCATCTTGCGCACGACCGGCAGCGGTACGCCGGCAACGAACGAGATCAGCGCCGCGTTGGCGGCATAGACGGAACCCTCGATCTGCGCGCTGCGATCGAGTTCGTCGACGGTCGGCTCGCGCAGCGTGATCGATTCGTAGGTGACGGAGTCGCCCTTCAGGGTGATGGGATTCTTGAAACGGATGATTTTCTCGTCGTCCATGTTCAGCTCGCAGTGGTTTCGGTGACGCAGCCTTCGGGCCCCTCGAGGCGCACGTCGAACTTCGCGTCGTTGGAATCGACTTCCTGTTCTTCGACCGTCCACATGTTCCGGCCGATGATGGTCTTGCCGTTCGCCAACTGCGCGACCACGGTGACGTTCGTCATCGTGTTGATGTCGGCGACCGTCAGGCCGCCCCAGTCGCGCAGGTTGAACGAGATGAACGGCGGCGAGATCGTTTCCTTGTAGCCGTGGACGGTGTCCATGCCGGAAAGCGACTCGCGACGACGGTTCGCCGGCTTGTACTTGAAATCCGCCGTGATCAGATACGTCGTGCCGTCGATCGACAGCGACGCGGTGCCGGCGAGCAGACCTTGCGGAGCAGGCATTGCTGGTCTCCATAAAAGCAAAGGCCGCCATCAGGCGGCCCGGGTGGGAAGGCGTGCAGCGATCAGCTCGTCGTTGCCGGCACGATGTTCATGAACTGCATCAGCAGCGCGAAGATGCGCAGCTGGTCGATCAGGATCGCGGGATAGAGCACGTCGACGCGATTGGGGTTCTGCGAGTTCTGCTGGACGACCAGACCCTGCGCGAACACGGCGCTCCCCTGCACGTAGCCGTTCTCCTCCATCGTCTGGTACTGCGCGACGAGGTCCGCCCGGATCATCGACGGCGTGATTACGTTCGTGCCCGGCAGCACGCGAGTCCCATCGGCCGCCAGCTTCTTGCGCGCGTACTTCGACGTGACGACCGACTTGAGCTGGCGCAGCACATACGTCAGCGTGTTCATCGTCTCGACCTCGAGATAGCTGTCGTCCGGGTCGCCGAACGAATTCTTCTGGTAGGTCGTGATCAGGTTCTCGATCGCGATGGTGCCGTCGTCGGCCACCGTGAAGGTCGAGATACCGTCGTAGAGCAGCGTGTTGCGGTCCGTGAGCTCGAAGCGCGACGGCAGCGGTGGCGCGAGCATCGTCGCGAGCGTGACCGTCTGCAGCGGCTGCGCGGGATCGGCGCGCGCGCTCACCGCGACCGCAGCCGTGATATCCGCCGCGATCACCCAGGCAGGGGTGGGCGAGCCGTTGAAGCCCATGATCGACATGTGCTCGTCGTTGCGGGTCACGCCGAACGTCGTGAGGTCGCCGAGCGTGCCGCGATACGCTGCATAGCCGCCGCCGTAGATCTGCTTGCTCCAGCTCCAGCGACCGGTCGCCGTGCTCAGGAACGCTTTCATCGCGTCGAGCGACGTCGCATCCGTGTACGGCATCGCGATGAAATCGAATTCCTGATCGCCGAGGTTCGCGAGCGCGGTCGTGAGATCCGGGTTCGTGGCGCCGGCCGCCATCGCGACGATGGTCGCGGTCAGCCCGGCCGGCGTCGTCTCGCCCGATGCCGCGCCGCGATAGTTGAGCTGGATGTCGATGTCGTTGCCCGCGAGGCCCTTGTTCTTCGCGGTGATGTTCACCTTCGCCGGGGTCGTGCCGTCGACCGCAGCCGTGACCGGCAGATCGGGCAGCGCGGTGATCTGCGCAACCAGCGCGGTCGCGAGCTGCGAGACGGTCATCGTCGACGTGACGACGAGGGACACGAGCTGGCCGGCGATGTAGAGCGAGAGCACGCCGGTCGCCGTGGCCGCGCTCGCGAACGTCAGGCTGCCCGCTGCCGCCACCGAGCTTTCGCCGTCGGAAAGCGGCAGATACCAGACCTCGCCGAACGTGTCGCGCGCGCGATACGCGGCGGTCATGAGTGCGAGCATGGAGCCGCGGCCGCCGACGGACTTCGCGTCGCTCACGCCCTGGCTGATCTGCGGCGTGTTCGCAATGCCGGTGCCGCTCGCGAGCATCTGGCCGATGATCAGCGCGCGCTGCGTCTGCTGGCCGGTATTCGCGCGGCTCGGATCGATGTCCGCATAGAACAGCGGGACCCGCAGGTTCTGCGGAATATTCGGGAAAGAGATATCGCCCATTCACTGGCTCCGGTATTGAGTCGGGCGCCCCAAACAAAAAACCCCGCCGAAGTGGGGTTTCAGGGAGCAGCAGGTTCAGTATTCAGGCCGACGTCTTGTCGGGCTGGCTTGCGGGCACTGCTTTGGCGGCCGGCGCCACGCGAACAGCATCGCCGTCGCGAAGGCGGCGCACCCAGTACAGGTCGAAGTCGCCGACCTGCAGCCCTTCGGCAGGCGCGACGGTGACGTTCAGGCCTTCCACCGGCACCGCGGAGAGAAGCTGTTTCGTGACCGGGTCGCGCAAGAGCACGCCCGGCGCAGGTTTCACATACATGGAAAGCTCCATCGCGCAGCGCGCGCAATCAGGATTGAGGCAGGTTCAGGACAAGGCCCGGCTCGGTCGTGCCGTCCGGCATCCGGATCGTCACGTCGATCTCGGTCAGCGGCACCGCCGGCGGCTGGTAGAAATGCTCCGGACCCTGCACGTGCTCGAGCTCGATCTCCAGCACCATTTCGCCGATGGGTGACTGGCCCTCCCGCGAGACCGCGATCGTCGAGCGGAACGACGGATATTGCTGGCACAGGCTCATGATGGGCGGGTAGTTGATCAATGCCGCCTTCACCTGCTCGCGCAGCTGCTCGAGTTGCTCCTCGACCTCCGCTGCGGCCGCGTCATCGACGAGCGCCGCCGACTGGGCGCGCGCGATGACGCGAAGCAACGTCGTGACGGTGAACGCCGGCGGTCCGTGAGGTCCCCACGAAGTACCCGTCTCGTCGGGGGTCTGCACGAGCAGCACCGGATAGGTCCGATCCCACGTCGCCCACGTACGCGGCGAGTACACGTTCGCGCCGGCCGCCGTCGCCCCGCTGACCGTTAGCCCCTGCACAGCAAGCTCGCGCAGTTCACGAGACGTCGTCATTGCAACCCCAGGTCGAGATAGGCCCAGCCGAGGCCGTCGAAATCGACGTCCTTCACGACGTAGGTCGTCGCGCCAACGAGCACGCTATCGCTCTGCGCTGGGGGCACCGGTAGCTGCGACACGCGCAGGCCGAGCGTCGCGACCGCGATATTCGCCGGCGCGTCGCCGTCGTCGCCGAGCACGTGGTCGGTGATCAGCGTGAAGATGGCGAGCACCGGGATACTGCCGCCGGCGCGCGGCAGGTAGACGACCGTCTTTTCGTCGCCGAGCGTCGATTCGATCGCGGCGTTCAGCGTCCCGTCGAAGTCGATCATCAGTCGCCGGCGCGGCCGGTCATCAGCACTTCCGGACGGGTGCAGATGTGCAGCGGGTAGCTGTACGCTTCCATCTTCCACCACGAGTTGCGGTCGCGGTCGAAGATCGGGATCACGTACGTGGGCTTGCCCGGCGTGTTGACCCATTCGAACGACTCGCCCGGCGCGAGCGCGCGGCGGAAGATCCCCGGCGCGCCGACCGGGAAGAACTTGACCTTGTCGTCCGGCACCTTGATCGTGGTGTTGTCATCCGAACCGCGATAGTTCATCCAGTACACGCCGGCGAACTTGAACGTGTCGAATGCGGCACCCTGGCTGTCGTCGCGCAGATCCGCGGCGGCCGACCAGTTGATGAACGTCCGGATCACGTCGACGTGGTTCGTGAACTCGTCGTAGAACTCGTCGCCGCACAGCGCATAGATGCGCGTGTTCGGAGTGAACGCGCCCTGAGCATGACGCGCCATCGTCCGGCGGATCTGGTTGATCAGCGGGCGCAGCGTATGCTCCGTTTGCGCCGAGAGATCGAACGCGACCTCGTCCGCCGGGGTGATGCCGAACTCGTCGAACCAGTCGTACAGCACCGAGCCATCGGCGTCGAGGAGTTGCCCCTGCACGGCGGCCAGCCGGTGGTACTCCCACGTGTATTCGATGTTGCGCAGGATGCCGGTGGGGCCATTCATCCGGCGAGCGACTTCGACCTGCACCTGCATCAGCTCGGATTCGGTGCCGAAGGCGCGAATGTCCTGGATTTCGTTCGCGTAGACCGTGTCGTCATGCATGAGACGGGGCACCTTGAAGTACCGCGCCTGACGCGTTTCGGTCGTACGCTGCGTGCCTTCCGCGCCGCGCGGCGACGTCGGGATGATGATCAGCTTGCCCTGGCGCTGCTCGACGGCGAGCGCGGTGTTGCGGATCGGCTCGTCGTCGAAGATGTCGAGCTCGCCGAGGCCCATCGGCTGGAACGGGTACTTGTCGACCGCCGCCGTGAGCTGGATCGTGGTGAACGGGTCCTGATGGAATACGTCCAAGCTGGCCATTATTGGCTCCAGAAAGAATAATGGCCGCGAACGCGGCCAAAGGACAGATGCGAAAGGGAAACGCCGGCAGCGACGATCAGCGCGAGATGACGCCGAGCTCCTTGAGGGCTGCGGTCGCGGTGGCGATCTGCGCCGCGGTGGCGCCCGTCGGCCAGATGAGTTCCGACGCGTTCACTTCGGCGTCGCGCACGACTACGGTGCCCGGCCGGTCGGCAAGCGTCACGTCGACGATCGCGAACGAGATGCCAGCGGCGTTCTGCGTGCCGTCGCTTGCGCCGAAGTCGAGCGGTTCGAATACGCCGTCG from Paraburkholderia caballeronis encodes:
- a CDS encoding major capsid protein; amino-acid sequence: MASLDVFHQDPFTTIQLTAAVDKYPFQPMGLGELDIFDDEPIRNTALAVEQRQGKLIIIPTSPRGAEGTQRTTETRQARYFKVPRLMHDDTVYANEIQDIRAFGTESELMQVQVEVARRMNGPTGILRNIEYTWEYHRLAAVQGQLLDADGSVLYDWFDEFGITPADEVAFDLSAQTEHTLRPLINQIRRTMARHAQGAFTPNTRIYALCGDEFYDEFTNHVDVIRTFINWSAAADLRDDSQGAAFDTFKFAGVYWMNYRGSDDNTTIKVPDDKVKFFPVGAPGIFRRALAPGESFEWVNTPGKPTYVIPIFDRDRNSWWKMEAYSYPLHICTRPEVLMTGRAGD
- a CDS encoding DUF2635 domain-containing protein; translated protein: MELSMYVKPAPGVLLRDPVTKQLLSAVPVEGLNVTVAPAEGLQVGDFDLYWVRRLRDGDAVRVAPAAKAVPASQPDKTSA
- a CDS encoding head-tail joining protein, with the translated sequence MIDFDGTLNAAIESTLGDEKTVVYLPRAGGSIPVLAIFTLITDHVLGDDGDAPANIAVATLGLRVSQLPVPPAQSDSVLVGATTYVVKDVDFDGLGWAYLDLGLQ